DNA from Kitasatospora herbaricolor:
CCTGGTAGTCGGCCAGCACCTGGTTGACCCGGGCGACCAGGTCGGTGTTGCCCAGCTTCATCGCCACACCCATCACGCCCGGGCGGACCTGCTCGTCGAGCAGGGTCACGGTGGTGTCCTGGGCGGCCTGTCCGGCGGCCAGACCGTCGTCGGTCATGGTGGCGTCGACCTTGCCGAGCTGCATGAGGACCAGGCAGTCGAGCTGGTTCTCCACCGTGACGAGCTTGGAGCCGTGCGGGTTGCTCTTGAGTTCGTCCTCGGCGGAGGAGCTGCGGGCGGCGCACGCGGTGCGGCCGTTCAGCGCCTCGTCGAAGGTTTTCACGCCCCTGGCCTTCGGCACCAGCAGCCGGTTGGCGGTCTTGAAGTAGGGCTTGGAGAAGGCGACCTGCTCCATCCGCTCGCAGGTGATCGTCATGGTGCGGACGATCATGTCGACCTTGCCGTCCTGGATGAACTTGATCCGCTCGGCGGTCGGCACCGCCTTGAAGGTCACCTTGTTCGGGTCGCCCATCAGGGCGGTGCCGATCGCCTTGGCGAGGTCGATGTCGAAGCCCTCTATCCCGCCGGTGGCGGGGTTGCGGGCGCCCCAGCGGTAGCTGTTCTGGTCCACCCCGACGACCAGGGTCTTGTTGTCCTTGATCGCCTTCACGGCGGGGCCGTCC
Protein-coding regions in this window:
- a CDS encoding glutamate ABC transporter substrate-binding protein; this translates as MRTAPSRTTDGTGADGTDTNPTSGGAGGRARRGRAAAVVALLAAGATLLGAGSPQGAGLPAAGGGPRLEAPLAAPAADPNCDTGRSVPPSTVDGPAVKAIKDNKTLVVGVDQNSYRWGARNPATGGIEGFDIDLAKAIGTALMGDPNKVTFKAVPTAERIKFIQDGKVDMIVRTMTITCERMEQVAFSKPYFKTANRLLVPKARGVKTFDEALNGRTACAARSSSAEDELKSNPHGSKLVTVENQLDCLVLMQLGKVDATMTDDGLAAGQAAQDTTVTLLDEQVRPGVMGVAMKLGNTDLVARVNQVLADYQASGAWRDSYDKWLKPTMHDDAARFRP